The Thermococcus sibiricus MM 739 DNA window AAAACGGTTTCCACTGCTGCCAGTTCATGTAAGTGCTTACATCATTTTAACTTATAGATGTTTTGTTCTGACCTCCTCCCCACCCTGAGGGATTAACCCCTCGCCATTGACGGGAAGGTTTGAGGGGTTCTCATCAGGGGAACAGTTAAAACGGGTTCTTCGAACCCCTCCGGGAGGGTCTTTCCCCAATTACCCCTACCTGCCGTTAAGGCGGGAAGGCTCGGGGTTATCCTTTTTACAACATTTTTCAAGATGTTGAAAGCACCAACCAAATCAGCATTCATTACAAGCCCCTCTGCGGGACACTTAAATAATCCCCTAACGAAGCGGGCCCCCTCGTGGGGCTTCCCGCAGGTGTAAGGAAAGAATGATTTTGAACTAATTTTTTACCTATATCTGTTTGAATAACAGGCAAGTTTTACAGAAAAGTAAAATTTCCTCCAATTTGACGATTTTGCCATTTAAATGATTACAAAAATTTTAAATACACTACACCTCTTAAATACACTTTGGTGAATCTCTATGAAGAATAAAGTACTATCTCTAACATTGCTGACCATTTTTGTTTTTAGTGTAGCGGCCAGCGGATGTATAGGAGGAGAAGAAACTACAACCCAAACAGGGCCACAATATGCAGAACAAATAGTAATAGGTGTGACAGACAAAGTAACTGACCTCGACCCTTCAAATGCATATGACTTTTACACTTGGGAAGTTCTAAACAACGTAATGGAGGGTCTCGTAAAATACAAACCGGGAACTCTTGAGATAGAGCCCGCTCTTGCCGAAAAGTGGGAAGTAAATGAGGACTCTACAGTCTGGACATTTTATCTTAGAAAAGACCTTAAATTTGCGGATGGTACTCCTCTGAAAGCCCAAGACGTTGTGAGGAGTATCGAAAGAATAATGACAATCCAAGGTGACCCCGCTTGGCTCGTCACCGACTTTGTAGATAAAGTAGAAGCTAAAGATGACTACACTGTTGTTTTCTACCTCAATCAACCTACTGCCTACTTCTTGGCACTCTTAACAACACCACCATACTTCCCAGTCCACCCAAACTACTCTCCAAACGAAATTCAAAGTGACCAAACTGCAGGTGGAGCTGGTCCGTATAAAATAACCAAGTGGGTTAGAGATGAAGAGCTTGTTTTAGAAGCAAATCCAAACTATTATGGCGAACCTCCCAAGACCGGGAAGATCATAATCAAATTCTACAGAGACGCCTCAACCATGAGATTGGCACTACAAAACGGTGAAATAGACATTGCCTGGAGAACCTTAAGACCAACGGACATTGAAAGTCTAAAGAGCGAAGGGAAGTACTCAGTTATAGAAGTCCCTGGAGGATTCATAAGATACATTTGTCTCAACACAAAGTCTGAACCAACAAATAACGTGAAAGTAAGACAAGCCCTCGCAGCAGTAATCGATAGACAAGAAATTTCAAACAAAGTCTTCAAAGGTACAGTAGAACCATTATATAGCTTGGTTCCAAATGGAATGTGGTCCCATATTGATGTATTCAAAAATAAATACGGAGACGGAAACATTGATCTTGCCAAACAATTACTTAAAGAGACCGGCTATGATGAGAACAACCCATTAAAAATACAACTTTGGTACACTCCAACCCACTACGGCGACACTGAAGCAGATCTAGCTCAAGTATTGAAAGAACAACTAGAAGAAACCGGCGTTATACAAGTAGAAATAAAAAGTGCTGAGTGGGGAACATACGTAGACTACGCAAGAAACGGCCAGATGCAATTCTATCTCCTTGGATGGTACCCAGATTATTTAGACCCTGATGACTATACAACCCCATTCTTAAAGAGCACTGCAAACAGTTGGGCAGGAACTGGGTATGCAAATCCAACAGTTGACGACCTCTTAACCAAAGCTCAATCCCTCACAGACCAGGATGAAAGAACTAAACTCTATGAACAAGTACAGGAGATCCTTGCAGAAGAAGCCCCATACATACCACTTATCCAAGGAAAACTATTTGTTGTAACCGACCCGAACGTAAAGGGAGTTACTATAGGCCCAGACATGATATTCAAGTACTCTACAATTTACAAAGAAGGTTGATTTTCCTTTTTTTCAGTTTTTCTTTAGCTTTTAACTAGATAAAACAATGGTGGTGATTAAATGGCTCGTGGGATCGGCCAATATATAGTAATTAGGGGTCTCATGATAATTCCAACAATTTTAATCCTTTATACAATTGTTTTTATCTTTCTGAGAATTTTACCTGGAAATCCTGTCTTAGCTGTTGTTGGTACTAAAAATATTTCTCCTGAACAATTACAACACTTAATGGAGATGGCAGGGTTAGATAAGCCTCTATATGTCCAATATTTTGATTATCTTTGGAAAATGGTACATGGTGATTTTGGTGTGACTTTGGCATTCCCAATGGGGAAGCCTGTTGTAGAGTATTTAAAACTGAGATTCCCCGCTACATTAGAGTTAACTCTCTTTGGGTTTAGTATTAGCGTTCTCCTTGGTCTATTAACCGGGACAATAGCAGCTGCAAAAAAAAGCACTAAAATCGACACTGGAATGAGACTCTACAGTATAATAGCCTATACTTTATTTATTCCATGGTTCGGAATGATGCTTCAGTATGTGTTTGGAATCCATTTCCATTTACTCCCAACGTCAGGAAGAATCGATCCTGGAATAGAACTACAAAGAATTACTGGACTTTACGTTCTTGATAGTCTATTAACTGGAAATTGGGAGGCATTTAGCAGTGCAGTAAGACATGTGATTTTACCAGCCACAACCTTGGGGATAGTACTAAGTGGAGCATATACAAGACTTGTTAGGAATAACATGGTAGACGTCTTGAGTCAGGACTTTATTCGATCTTACTATGCAAGAGGTGTAAAGGATTGGAAAGTTATGTGGTATGCACTAAAAAATGCATTTATTCCTGTGGTGACTTTAATGGGCCTCCAATTTGCAATCCTGCTCGGAGGGGCTGTTTTAACAGAAACAACCTTTAACTGGCCAGGTATGGGTACTTTTATAGTTGATAGAATTGATTACAGAGATTACAACGCCATACAGGGAGCAGTGGTATTCTTCGCATTCTTTGTGGGATTGATTAGTTTGATAGTAGACATCGTGTATGCGCTGCTTGATCCAAGGGTAAAATACTGAGGTGATTCAAATGGAAATAATAACCAAAATCACAAGATTTATCTTTGATAGAAAGCCCGGAAGAGGCCTTTTACTCTTTGGTCTTGCTATTGTGATACTGGTGATTATAATGGCAATTTTCGCACCGCTTATCGCACCATATGACCCTACCAAAACCACTGAGGATAGCTTTGCTCCTCCTAGCAAAGAGCATCTCATGGGGACCAATAGATTAGGTCAAGACGTTTTCTCAAGAATAGTCTGGGGATCAAGAATAGTTCTTTATGTAGTCTTTATAGCCACCCTACTCTCCATGAGCATTGGCGTCCCCCTCGGTCTTATATCAGGTTATCATGGTGGGAAAATAGATAGAGGATTAAGTGTGATTATGGACAGTATCTATGCATTTCCAGCCCTTATTTTAGCAATAGTTATTGCAGTGGTTCTAGGTCCGAGCCCAGTAAACACTGCTATTGCAATCTCCTTTGTTTATGTGCCCACTTACTTCAGAATGGTCAGAGGACAAACACTAAGTTTAAAAGGCCAACTTTTTGTAGAAGCTGCCAAAGCCTTGGGTTCAAGGAACAAGGAAATAATGCTCAAATATATCCTTCCCAATTTGGCCCCAACAATTTTAGTCGTTTTTACTCTAAGTGTTGCTGATGCTATCCTAACAGAAGCAGGTCTAAGCTTTTTAGGCCTATCAGTAACTCCACCAACTCCTGATTGGGGGTATGACCTAAGAGTAGGCCAACCATTTTTACTAGATGGGTACTGGTGGCTAGTTTTCTTCCCAGGAATCATGATAATGTTGCTGGCAATGGCATTTGCTCTCATAGGAGAGGCTCTAAGTGAAAGAATTTCTCTTGGAACGAGGTGATAAAGATGTTGCTAGATGTCAAAAATCTAAGTATTTACTATTATACTCTTGCAGGTACTGTAAAGGCGGTTGAAAACGTGTCCTTCGCAATCGGAAAGAGAGAATGGGTAAGTTTTGTTGGAGAAAGTGGAAGTGGAAAATCTACTGTAGCTTACGCAATCTTAAATCTCGTCCCATCCCCAGGACAAATTATTAATGGAAAGATAATTTTTGAAGACAAGAACATTCTGGAGTTAACTAACGAAGAGTTGAGAGAAATTAGAGGAAAAGAGATCAGCATGATCTTCCAAGATCCTATGACCAGTTTAGATCCTTTAAGAAAAATTGGTGATCAAATAGCAGAAGTGATGATAGAACATGGGATTGAAAAAGAAGAAGCCTATGAAAAGGCCAAGGAACTGTTAAAGAAAGTCAACCTCCCAGAAGATAGGATAAGTTACTATCCCCACCAGTTAAGTGGAGGCCAGCGGCAGAGAGTTGCTATAGCTATTGCAATGGCGTTTAATCCCAAGCTCCTTATTGCAGACGAACCTACTACAGCTCTAGACGTTATAGTTCAAGATGCAATTATGGATCTCATCGGAACTTTAAAGGATGAAGGAACAAGTATATTCTTTGTAACCCACGACATTTCCCTTGCTGCGGAAAGAAGTGATAAAATCGCTGTTATGTATGCAGGAAAACTTGTAGAGTTTGGAAGAGTAGAACAAATCCTTGAAAATCCACTTCATCCATACACACAATCATTGCTTGCTAGTGTTCCCGATTTGTGGAGTGAGAAAGAGATCAAGGCAATTCCTGGGTATCCTCCAGATCTCAGAAATCCTCCAAGTGGATGTAGATTCCACCCAAGATGTCCTATATTCAAAGAAAAACCAGCTTTAAAGGGTATTTGCGATGTTACTGAGCCTAAGGCCATTGAAATTGAAAAAGAACATTTTGTAGCTTGTCACTTACACAGGTGATAAAAATGAAACCCCTGCTCAAGGTTGAAAATCTTAAGAAATACTTCCCAGTTAAAAGAGGGATTCTAGAAACTCTTAGAAAGGAACCTCAAAAATACGTCAAAGCGGTTGATGGAATAAGCTTTGAAGTACAAAAAGGTGAAACCCTTGCTTTGATTGGAGAAAGCGGGTGTGGAAAAACAACCGCAGGAAGGGTCATTTTAAGACTAATTGAACCAACTGATGGCAAGATAATCTTTGATGGTGTAGATATAACAACTCTCAGTTATGATGCTTTGAGACCTTATAGAAGAAGAATGCAAATGGTATTTCAGGACCCTTACGCAAGTCTAAGCCCCAGGATGAAGATTGGTGATGCTATCGCACATCCCCTCTTAATTCATAACCTCGCCACAAAGGAAGAAGC harbors:
- a CDS encoding ABC transporter ATP-binding protein, which produces MLLDVKNLSIYYYTLAGTVKAVENVSFAIGKREWVSFVGESGSGKSTVAYAILNLVPSPGQIINGKIIFEDKNILELTNEELREIRGKEISMIFQDPMTSLDPLRKIGDQIAEVMIEHGIEKEEAYEKAKELLKKVNLPEDRISYYPHQLSGGQRQRVAIAIAMAFNPKLLIADEPTTALDVIVQDAIMDLIGTLKDEGTSIFFVTHDISLAAERSDKIAVMYAGKLVEFGRVEQILENPLHPYTQSLLASVPDLWSEKEIKAIPGYPPDLRNPPSGCRFHPRCPIFKEKPALKGICDVTEPKAIEIEKEHFVACHLHR
- a CDS encoding ABC transporter substrate-binding protein, whose translation is MKNKVLSLTLLTIFVFSVAASGCIGGEETTTQTGPQYAEQIVIGVTDKVTDLDPSNAYDFYTWEVLNNVMEGLVKYKPGTLEIEPALAEKWEVNEDSTVWTFYLRKDLKFADGTPLKAQDVVRSIERIMTIQGDPAWLVTDFVDKVEAKDDYTVVFYLNQPTAYFLALLTTPPYFPVHPNYSPNEIQSDQTAGGAGPYKITKWVRDEELVLEANPNYYGEPPKTGKIIIKFYRDASTMRLALQNGEIDIAWRTLRPTDIESLKSEGKYSVIEVPGGFIRYICLNTKSEPTNNVKVRQALAAVIDRQEISNKVFKGTVEPLYSLVPNGMWSHIDVFKNKYGDGNIDLAKQLLKETGYDENNPLKIQLWYTPTHYGDTEADLAQVLKEQLEETGVIQVEIKSAEWGTYVDYARNGQMQFYLLGWYPDYLDPDDYTTPFLKSTANSWAGTGYANPTVDDLLTKAQSLTDQDERTKLYEQVQEILAEEAPYIPLIQGKLFVVTDPNVKGVTIGPDMIFKYSTIYKEG
- a CDS encoding ABC transporter permease, with the protein product MARGIGQYIVIRGLMIIPTILILYTIVFIFLRILPGNPVLAVVGTKNISPEQLQHLMEMAGLDKPLYVQYFDYLWKMVHGDFGVTLAFPMGKPVVEYLKLRFPATLELTLFGFSISVLLGLLTGTIAAAKKSTKIDTGMRLYSIIAYTLFIPWFGMMLQYVFGIHFHLLPTSGRIDPGIELQRITGLYVLDSLLTGNWEAFSSAVRHVILPATTLGIVLSGAYTRLVRNNMVDVLSQDFIRSYYARGVKDWKVMWYALKNAFIPVVTLMGLQFAILLGGAVLTETTFNWPGMGTFIVDRIDYRDYNAIQGAVVFFAFFVGLISLIVDIVYALLDPRVKY
- a CDS encoding ABC transporter permease, whose product is MEIITKITRFIFDRKPGRGLLLFGLAIVILVIIMAIFAPLIAPYDPTKTTEDSFAPPSKEHLMGTNRLGQDVFSRIVWGSRIVLYVVFIATLLSMSIGVPLGLISGYHGGKIDRGLSVIMDSIYAFPALILAIVIAVVLGPSPVNTAIAISFVYVPTYFRMVRGQTLSLKGQLFVEAAKALGSRNKEIMLKYILPNLAPTILVVFTLSVADAILTEAGLSFLGLSVTPPTPDWGYDLRVGQPFLLDGYWWLVFFPGIMIMLLAMAFALIGEALSERISLGTR